The window CTCGAGCAACCGCTGTCCCCCTGGGATAAGCGCGTGGCCTGCGCATGGAGTGTCTGGCGCAGAGGAGCTGCCTGCCACCAGGGCTCTTTTTCTATCTACCCCTAGCAAGATGCTGAAATCCTGGCCCCTTTGCTAGCAGTCCCGTGACCGCAGCCTGCATTTATTCATGGCTGATCTGTCTGTCCCACTCACTTGTGAACTTCCCAGAGGGCATCTGTCTGGCTCACCTGGGTCCTGAGCCCAGCACATAGCTGGGTCAGTGGGTGCATGTGGCCTGGGTGGCAGTCCTACGGCATTTGCTGCCCACTTGGCAAACAGCAGAGGCCTCCCTACTGGGAGCCTGCATGGGCAGGGGGCCTGAGACAGGACGTCTCCAAAGGGCCTTAGAAGGCCCGGGGAACTTTACACACTGACAGGAAgagggaggctggggcagggctggaggtTATAACAGCCAACCAGAAAGACCAGAAACCCCAATCAACCATTTCCCTTTGGTCTATCAGGGTGGTCCTTTTCTGAGTCACAATAGAGGAAATTTACCCTAAGCCTCCACAGGAGGCCCCAGGCAATCAGCTCCTTCCACAGCTCAGTACCAGCAGGTTTTGGCAGTGGTTGTGGGAGATACCAAGGTCCCACCTCAGAGGGGCGCTGGCGGTCAGAGGGTGAGGCCTGCCCAGGGAGCACGGGGCAGACAAGGTGAAACACAGAGGCTGAGACCAGAAAGGCTTGTGCTTTAATGGCAGCTAGGCTAAAGGGGAGCAAAAATAGTAATTCTGGGGGGCATGGGGAGCAGGCAGCCAGGTCCAGCCTGGCCCAACCCAGGCCAGCTGAGCCGAGCTTGCGGTCTTCTTGTCCATGgggcgggggtgtgtgtgtggtggggagcgGTGGTAGTGGCTGGAGCTCCAGGGACAGAGGCCCCTCGTGGAGAAGGAGGGGTGGCAGCCAGCTCAGAAGTCCATGGAGCTGTGGGCCAGGTAGTCCTTGCGGCCGATGTTGCTAACCTGCTTCGTCTGCATGGCTTCGAGCTTGGGGCAGTCGGTGATCCGATGGCCCAAGCCCCCACAGAAGGCACAGCCACGCTCTCCTGTGGGAATGGGGTACCGGGGTAGGGAGGGTCAGCATGATTACGGGGCCAGCCTCCATACCCCAGACCCTGGGCACCCCCATCAGACCCCCAGTCCACCAAGGGGCAGCATGCACTTGTTCCGTGGTGTGCTCGACTGCCCCCACCAGACTAGGGTCCTTCCATCCCACATCACCTCCGATCTCCAGCATGGACTCGTCCCCACAGTGCAGGACTTGCAGGACCGGTGGAACCTTCTGCTTGGCCTCCAGCAGCAGGGCTTTGAGATCCATCAGCACTGACTCATCTGTGGGGATAGTGGGGAGTCTTCAGGTCCAACCCTGGGCCCTGCAGCCAGAACCTGAGTGGTCACAGGTGGAGGGCCCAGGAGACGGCCTTGGTGGCAGACTCACCACAGGCCTTGTTGATGAAGGTAGTGGCGATGCCCGTGTTTCCTGAGCGCCCAGTTCGGCCAATACGGTGCACTGCAGAGACAGGGAATAGGGCATGTGGCCCCCTCTCCAGGGCCTGGGGCTGAGCCCTCAACCCCGGCCTCCCAAATACCCCACCGTAGTTCTCGATCTCCTCAGGCATGTCATAATTGATGACGTGCTGGATGGCAGGGAAGTCCAAGCCCTTGGAGGCTACATCCGTGGCCACAAGGACATCCTTCTTGCCCTCCCGGAATGCCTCGATAGCCTTGGTCCGTTCCTCCTGGTCTGGAAAGGGTCAGGCAGGAACTGTTAGAGTGACAGCAATGGTCTGGGGAGGAGTGGCAGGCTGTCCAGGTAGGGGAAGGGATAAGATGAGGGGCTGCTACGGGGATGGGGTCCGTGCCTAGAACATGCCACCCTGACCTTTGCCCCCATGGATGGCAACAGCCTCCACTCCCTTGAGCAGCAAGTACTCATGGATGGCGTCCAcatctgctttcttctctgcaaagaTGAGCACCTGTCCAGAAAAAGCCAACTCTGGTCACAGGGACTGACTCCTGGGTGCCCCCTGTGACACTCCCCCTGCATGTTGCCCCCCGGCCAGCCTGGCTGGCAGCACTCACGGGCGGCGGTGTCTTCTGCAGGCACTCAAGCAAGTACACCATCTTAGCTTCCTCCTTCACGTATTCCACTTCCTGCCACCACCGGGatcaggtcaggtggtcctgAGAACAGGCTCACCAGCCCTGGCCCTGCCACAGAGAATGGGTCCCCAGGCCTGGCTGGGAGGTGACCAGAAGCCTCTTGCCAAGCGCGGGGCACTATAAGAAGGCTTCCTGCTAAGGGCCAAAGCTGTGAATGAAACCCCCGCAGCCCACCCTGCTCTGATCAGTTCCCGGGAGCCTTGGAAGACCCCAGCCTCCCAGGTGAGACTGCCTAGCAGGTACCTGGATGACATCCAGGCTGGCGGCCCCGGCACGCCCCACGTTGATCGTGACAGGCTTTACCAGGGCGCTCTTGGCAAAGTTCTGAATCTTCTTAGGCATGGTGGCGCTGAAGAGGAGGGTCTGTCGCTGGCCCTGAGGAAGAAGCGGACATGCGGGGGCTGGGGAGGCTGAGTGGCTGGGACAGTGGGTGGGCTTCAGGGCCCTTCAGAGTTGAATgtggtgtgtgtggagggggggaCGAGGCGGGAACGTCCCGGCCAGGTGGGGAAGGGCACCTTGAAGTAGGAAAAGATGGTGCGGATGTCGCCCTCGAAGCCCATGTCGATCATGCGGTCAGCCTCGTCCAGGGCCAGGTAACGACAGATGTCCAGGCTGACCATCTTCTTCTGCAGCAGATCCATGAGGCGCCCAGGGGTGGCCACCATCATATGCACACCGCTGGGGACCAAGGGCAGACACTGAGGGCTGAGCCACCTGCTCGACCTTACCTAGGGGCCGGCAGCCCGCCCTGTTCTGCCTTCCAGTCTCCTTCCTGTTTCTCCTCGCCTGTCCTTCCTTGTCACTGCCACCACCTTGCTCTCCGAACAGAACAATGCTCTCCTGGCGAGCACTGTAGCCTTCTCTGCTAGACCCCAGCCATATGGTCACCTCTGCCTCACACACCCGTCCCCTGATCACTCCTCTGCCCCTAAGAGGGCTGACCTGAATCTTCAGATagtttcagcttgtgcttccacaGGTCCCTTTGTAGGCCTCAATGGGATCAGCTTCCTGGTACACTGAACCCATCTTTTCCACGTTTGCATCCTCCCTAACTAGCAATGCCTATGAAACAGGGACTGGGTTTGGCCTGTCTGTAACCCTGGACATGTAGTGATGTGATGTCTGTCAGGAACTGCACTGTGTAGAAAGGGCACAGGCCCAGCCACATCCTAGAGCCTCAGCCTCCTTGATAGATCACACTGGACAACCCTGATCGTCCTGGACACCCCAGGCCCTCCACCTCTctgccttctgcctggaatgccctgaCTCCTTGACCTCCCAGATGCCCCTGTTCTATCTGCTGTGGTCCCAGAGTACTTTAGCACCTTCCTCTGTCCCAACCCACCTCCCCATTAGACTGGGGGCTCCTTGAGGGCTGAGCCCATGAGCGGCCTCTGCAAGGCTCTGCTGAGTAGCTAAAGCAAAGGGTCTCTTGGCTTGTCAAGGGGTTCTGAGGAAGCCCATGGGGCAGGGTCACTTGGACTCACTGTCGGATGGTCTCCATCTGCTCTTTGACGGACATGCCCCCGATGCAGAGGGCGCAGCGCAGGAGTGGTGAGCTGTCTTCCTGCAGCAGGCGGCAGTAGTACTCCAGGATGCCATGGGTCTGTCGGGCCAGCTCCCGCTGCAGGTACAGGGGCAGTGGCTGGCACCAGAAAGTGGCTCCCTCCCTCGTGTACCCTGCCCTCTAGGCCAGCCTCTCTTACCGAAGGGCAGATAATGAGTCCATAGGGCCCTTCACGCTTAGAGAAAGGTAACCTTTTCTCTTGTTCGAGGCAGAACATGATGACGGGCAAAGTGAACACCAGTGTCTTGCCTGAGCCGGTAAAGGCTATGCCTATCATGTCGCGGCCAGAGAGACTGGTGAGAGAAGAGAGGCTGGAGGGTCAGGCTCCATGGAAAACAAAGACTGCTTCTCATCTGGTGGCTGCTCCTCCCCAGGACTGTCAGCTTCACACTCACATGGTGGGGATTCCCTGGATCTGAATGGGTGTTGGGTGGTGGATGCCCTTCTTCTTCAGGCCTCTCAGGATGGCTACAGAAAACAGCCTGGCTTCATTTTTGTGTTTCACAGGATACGAGACACAGGCCCCTAACGCCTGTAAAACTGGCACTATGCCCCTCACGTTACAAACGACGATCTCAGACAGACAAAAAGACAGACACACAAACTTGTCCAAGGCTTCTAGGCTAAGTGGAGGCAGGATTCACACCCAGTTCTGTTTAAAGCCATCATTACTTGCCCTCCAAAGCTCCCTAATGGCAGAGGTTACAAAATATGAACAGCTCAGGGACTGAAAAAGAAGCATAAAGACAAATTCCTCCTTCTCCACTGATTAGACCTGATGCAGAAGCTTCTGGACTTCGGTGGGGGCCTAGGATGCAACCTCACAGACGTTTCACTATCAAAATGTG is drawn from Bos mutus isolate GX-2022 chromosome 7, NWIPB_WYAK_1.1, whole genome shotgun sequence and contains these coding sequences:
- the DDX41 gene encoding probable ATP-dependent RNA helicase DDX41 gives rise to the protein MRAARMAESEPERKRARTDEATATGSRSEAEDEDDEDYVPYVPLRQRRQLLLQKLLQRRRKGAAEEEQQDSGSEPRGDEDDIPLGPQSNVSLLDQHQHLKEKAEARKESAKEKQLKEEEKILESVAEGRALMSVKEMAKGITYDDPIKTSWTPPRYVLSMSEERHERVRKKYHILVEGDGIPPPIKSFKEMKFPAAILRGLKKKGIHHPTPIQIQGIPTILSGRDMIGIAFTGSGKTLVFTLPVIMFCLEQEKRLPFSKREGPYGLIICPSRELARQTHGILEYYCRLLQEDSSPLLRCALCIGGMSVKEQMETIRHGVHMMVATPGRLMDLLQKKMVSLDICRYLALDEADRMIDMGFEGDIRTIFSYFKGQRQTLLFSATMPKKIQNFAKSALVKPVTINVGRAGAASLDVIQEVEYVKEEAKMVYLLECLQKTPPPVLIFAEKKADVDAIHEYLLLKGVEAVAIHGGKDQEERTKAIEAFREGKKDVLVATDVASKGLDFPAIQHVINYDMPEEIENYVHRIGRTGRSGNTGIATTFINKACDESVLMDLKALLLEAKQKVPPVLQVLHCGDESMLEIGGERGCAFCGGLGHRITDCPKLEAMQTKQVSNIGRKDYLAHSSMDF